Proteins encoded within one genomic window of Platichthys flesus chromosome 17, fPlaFle2.1, whole genome shotgun sequence:
- the LOC133972171 gene encoding chromodomain-helicase-DNA-binding protein 4-like isoform X3, producing the protein MSGSEDERDEYEAPEERILHDDDEDEISESETPKVKKKKKAKKSRESKGSKRRSRREELPVSSPEHMEVGVSEEVEGGVAVQRTDSEGSDYTPGRKKKKRASSGKEKKRSSSGAERSSSKKKEPEPEPEEDDDDDDDDSSEPKSSSQLLDDWGMEDIDHVFTEEDYRSLTNYKAFSQFVRPLIAAKNPKIAVSKMMMVLGAKWREFSTNNPLRGAAAANAALATANVPAAVDNMVAEVVPIAPPPPPPVEPPPPPAPPLRKAKTKEGKGPNARKKTKSTAKPQEKKNLAKTKKVAPLKIKLGGFNSKRKRSSSEEDEPEVDSDFEDGSMNSVSVSEGSNSRSSRTKKKQSSKSKPKKKKAEEGDGYETDHQDYCEVCQQGGEIILCDTCPRAYHMVCLDPDMEKAPEGTWSCPHCEKEGIQWEAREDVSEAEEDAVEAEMEEDDHHMEFCRVCKDGGELLCCDSCPSSYHIHCLNPPLPEIPNGEWICPRCTCAPMKGKIQKILTWRWGAPPSPTPVPRTPELAADAPDPSPLAGRPDREFFAKWANMSYWHCSWVTELQLELHCQVMFRNYQRKNDMDEPPPIDSGEAEETKSLKRKSKDPMYAQLEEKYLRFGIKMEWLMIHRIINHSLDRKNNIHYLIKWRELAYDQATWEADDMDVPEFDHYKVQYWHHRELMMGDEGRPGKKIKVKGRVKRPDRPPENPVIDPTIKFEKQPEYLDSTGGNLHPYQLEGLNWLRFSWAQGTDTILADEMGLGKTVQTAVFLSSLYKEGHSKGPFLVSAPLSTIINWEREFEMWAPDLYVVTYVGDKDSRAVIRENEFSYEDNAIRGGKKASRMKKDSAVKFHVLLTSYELITIDSAILGSIDWACLVVDEAHRLKNNQSKFFRILNNYPLQHKLLLTGTPLQNNLEELFHLLNFLTPLRFSNLEGFLEEFADIAKEDQIKKLHDMLGPHMLRRLKADVFKHMPSKTELILRVELSPMQKKYYKFILTKNFEALNTKGGGNQVSLLNVVMDLKKCCNHPYLFPAAAMEAPKMPNGMYDGGALVKGAGKLTLLQKMMRKLKNGGHRVLIFSQMTKMLDLLEDFLENEGYKYERIDGGITGGMRQEAIDRFNAPGAQQFAFLLSTRAGGLGINLATADTVVIYDSDWNPHNDIQAFSRAHRIGQNKKVMIYRFVTKASVEERITQVAKKKMMLTHLVVRPGLGSKTGSMSKQELDDILKFGTEQLFKDELEGFHRSTNKEYVATPEDSSIIHYDDKAIDRLLDRDQSATDDTELQSMNEYLSSFKVAQYVVKDEEEEEEEVQREIIKQEESVDPDYWEKLLRHHYEQQQEDLARNLGKGKRIRKQVNYNDGSQEDRGRRADWQDDQSDGQSDYSVASEEGDEDFDERSEANSRRPNRKGLRNDKDKPLPPLLARVGGNIEVLGFNSRQRKAFLNAVMRYGMPPQDAFTTQWLVRDLRGKSEKEFKAYVSLFMRHLCEPGADGAETFADGVPREGLSRQHVLTRIGVMSLIRKKVQEFEHVNGQWSMPWMAELEENKRAAAQPESPGKTPSTGTPADTQPNTPAPVDESIKIDEALKEGEKEVKRELEAEKNSKEPVKVTDEVIAIPDDDEKSPPAAEEEEEKKNGEEPMETDKPIKGDAETVKEKEGEKEEKKEKKEKEGESEKKSPEAAEESKSPSEEKTDAAEVKPEDLEVKAEEKKEDKNEKMETTSAADEKKAAETKEEKETPKEEAAAKLQNGESKEGAAPTPSTPTATAATAATAAAAPPTPAAAAAVSEEKKKAKSRFMFNIADGGFTELHSLWQNEERAATVTKKTNEIWHRRHDYWLLAGIIQHGYARWQDIQNDVKFAILNEPFKGEMSRGNFLEIKNKFLARRFKLLEQALVIEEQLRRAAYLNMSEDPSHPSMALNTRFSEVECLAESHQHLSKESMSGNKPANAVLHKVLKQLEELLSDMKADVTRLPATIARIPPVAVRLQMSERNILSRLASRGPEAQTQAQTQQMSQQ; encoded by the exons ATGTCTGGAAGCGAGGACGAGCGGGATGAGTACGAAGCCCCGGAGGAGCGGATACTGCACG ATGACGATGAGGATGAGATCTCAGAGAGCGAGACTccgaaggtgaagaagaagaaaaaggccaagaagagcagagagagtaAAGGCAGCAAGAGGCGGTCGCGCAGagag GAACTCCCTGTCAGCTCCCCGGAGCACATGGAGGTCGGTGTGTCGGAGGAGGTGGAAGGTGGTGTCGCTGTGCAGCGCACGGACAGCGAGGGCAGCGACTACACTCCAGGgcgcaagaagaagaagagggccAGCAGTggcaaggagaagaagaggagcagctccgGGGCCGAGCGGAGCTCCTCCAAGAAGAAGGAGCCGGAGCCCGAGCCCGAGGAAGACGATGATGACGACGATGACGACAGCTCG GAGCCAAAGTCTTCATCCCAGCTGCTGGATGACTGGGGAATGGAGGACATCGACCACGTCTTCACTGAGGAGGACTACCGCTCACTGACCAACTACAAGGCCTTCAGCCAGTTCGTCAG GCCTCTCATTGCAGCCAAGAACCCCAAGATCGCGGTGTCCAAGATGATGATGGTTCTGGGCGCCAAGTGGCGCGAGTTCAGCACCAACAACCCGCTCAGGGGGGCCGCAGCTGCCAACGCCGCCCTGGCCACCGCCAACGTACCTGCCGCTGTGGACAACATGGTAGCAGAGGTTGTCCCGATTGCCCCCCCACCTCCGCCCCCAGTAGAGCCCCCGCCACCGCCTGCACCGCCGCTACGGAAGGCCAAGACCAAGGAAGGCAAAG GACCCAACGCCCGCAAGAAGACAAAATCTACAGCGAAGcctcaagagaaaaaaaatctggccAAGACCAAGAAAGTGGCTCCTCTCAAAATCAAACTCGGAGGCTTCAACAGCAAAAGGAAACGCTCGTCG aGCGAAGAGGACGAGCCCGAAGTAGACAGCGACTTCGAGGACGGCAGCATGAACAGTGTGTCCGTCTCAGAGGGATCGAACAGTCGCAGCAGCAGAACCAAAAAGAAGCAGTCGTCCAAGAGCAAacccaagaagaagaaag CTGAGGAGGGAGACGGGTATGAGACGGACCACCAGGATTACTGCGAGGTGTGTCAGCAGGGCGGCGAGATCATCCTGTGTGACACGTGTCCCCGAGCGTACCACATGGTCTGCCTGGACCCCGACATGGAGAAGGCGCCCGAGGGCACCTGGAGCTGCCCACACTGT GAGAAGGAGGGCATCCAGTGGGAGGCCAGGGAGGACGTCTCCGAGGCCGAGGAGGACGCCGTCGAGGCCGAGATGGAGGAGGACGACCACCACATGGAGTTCTGCAGGGTCTGCAAGGACGGAGGAGAGCTGCTCTGCTGCGACTCGTGCCCCTCGTCCTACCACATCCACTGCCTCAACCCGCCGCTCCCGGAGATCCCCAACGGAGAGTGGATCTGCCCGCGCTGCACA tgtGCCCCCATGAAGGGGAAGATCCAGAAGATCCTGACTTGGCGTTGGggcgcccccccctcccccacacctGTCCCTCGCACCCCGGAGCTCGCAGCCGACGCCCCCGACCCCTCGCCGCTGGCAGGGCGGCCGGACCGGGAGTTCTTCGCCAAGTGGGCCAACATGTCGTACTGGCACTGCTCCTGGGTCACAGAGCTCCAG ctgGAGCTCCACTGCCAGGTGATGTTCAGGAACTACCAGAGGAAGAACGACATGGACGAGCCGCCGCCCATCGACTCGGGCGAAGCGGAGGAGACCAAGAGCTTGAAAAGGAAAAGCAAGGACCCCATGTACgcccagctggaggagaagtaCCTCCGCTTCGGGATCAAGATGGAGTGGCTGATGATCCACCGCATCATCAACCACAG TCTGGACAGAAAGAACAACATCCACTACCTGATCAAGTGGCGCGAGCTGGCGTACGACCAGGCCACGTGGGAGGCCGACGACATGGACGTCCCCGAGTTTGACCATTACAAAGTGCAGTACTGGCACCACAG gGAGCTGATGATGGGAGACGAGGGGAGACCCGGCAAGAAGATCAAGGTCAAAGGACGAGTCAAGCGTCCGGACAGGCCTCCAGAGAACCCCGTCATAGAC CCGACGATAAAGTTTGAGAAGCAGCCGGAGTACCTGGACAGCACGGGGGGGAACCTGCACCCCTACCAGCTGGAGGGTCTGAACTGGCTGCGGTTCTCCTGGGCTCAGGGCACCGACACCATCCTGGCTGACGAGATGGGGCTGGGGAAGACGGTGCAGACGGCCGTCTTCCTGTCCTCGCTGTACAAAGAG GGCCACTCCAAGGGGCCGTTCCTGGTCAGCGCGCCGCTCTCCACCATCATCAACTGGGAGCGAGAGTTTGAGATGTGGGCGCCCGACCTTTACGTGGTGACATACGTTGGAGACAAAGACAGCAGGGCCGTGATCCGAGAGAACGAGTTCTCCTACGAGGACAACGCCATCCGAGGAGGGAAGAAGGCCTCCAGGATGAAG AAAGACTCAGCTGTCAAGTTCCACGTCCTGCTGACGTCCTACGAGCTGATCACCATCGACAGTGCGATCCTGGGCTCCATCGACTGGGCCTGCCTGGTGGTGGATGAGGCTCACAGGCTGAAGAACAACCAGTCCAAG TTTTTCCGGATATTGAACAACTACCCTCTGCagcacaagctgctgctgacaggAACTCCTCTGCAGAACAACCTGGAGGAGCTTTTCCACTTGCTCAACTTCCTCACACCTCTGCGGTTCAG TAACCTGGAAGGCTTCCTGGAGGAGTTCGCCGACATCGCCAAGGAGGACCAGATCAAGAAGCTGCACGACATGCTGGGTCCACACATGCTCAGGAGGCTGAAGGCCGACGTCTTCAAGCACATGCCCTCCAAGACCGAGCTCATCCTGCGAGTGGAGCTCAGCCCCATGCAGAA GAAGTACTACAAATTCATCCTGACGAAAAACTTTGAGGCCCTGAACACCAAAGGTGGAGGAAACCAGGTTTCTCTGCTCAACGTGGTCATGGACCTGAAGAAATGCTGCAACCACCCCTACCTCTTCCCTGCGGCCGCTATG GAAGCTCCAAAGATGCCCAACGGGATGTACGACGGCGGCGCTCTGGTTAAAGGAGCCGGGAAACTGACGCTGCTGCAGAAGATGATGAGGAAGCTGAAGAACGGAGGTCACAGAGTTCTCATCTTCTCACAG ATGACCAAGATGTTGGACCTGCTGGAGGACTTCCTGGAGAACGAGGGCTACAAGTACGAGAGGATTGACGGAGGAATCACCGGCGGGATGAGGCAGGAAGCCATCGACCGCTTCAACG CTCCTGGAGCCCAGCAGTTTGCCTTCCTGCTCTCAACCAGAGCCGGAGGTCTGGGTATCAACTTGGCCACGGCCGACACCGTCGTGATCTACGACTCCGACTGGAACCCTCACAACGACATCCAG GCCTTCAGCCGAGCTCATCGTATCGGTCAGAACAAGAAGGTGATGATCTACCGCTTCGTTACCAAGgcctctgtggaggagaggatcACTCAG GTCGccaagaagaagatgatgctGACTCACCTGGTGGTCAGACCTGGCCTCGGGTCCAAGACCGGCTCGATGTCCAAACAGGAGCTGGACGACATCCTGAAGTTCGGAACCGAGCAGCTCTTCAAGGACGAGTTGGAAG GTTTCCACAGGTCTACAAACAAGGAATATGTGGCCACCCCCGAGGACAGCAGCATCATTCACTACGACGACAAGGCCATCGACCGCCTGCTGGACCGAGACCAGAGCGCCACCGACGACACGGAGCTGCAGAGCATGAACGAGTACCTGAGCTCCTTCAAGGTGGCTCAGTACGTGGtgaaagacgaggaggaggag gaggaggaggtgcagcggGAGATCATCAAGCAGGAGGAGAGCGTGGATCCGGACTACTGGGAGAAGCTGCTGCGTCACCACtacgagcagcagcaggaggatctGGCCCGGAACCTCGGCAAAGGCAAACGAATCCGCAAGCAGGTCAACTACAACGACGGCTCGCAGGAAGACCGAGGTAGGAGAG CTGATTGGCAGGATGACCAATCCGACGGCCAATCGGATTACTCGGTGGCCTCGGAGGAAGGAGACGAGGACTTTGACGAGCGATCAGAAG CCAACTCCCGCAGGCCGAACAGGAAGGGCCTCAGGAACGACAAAGACAAACCACTGCCCCCCCTGCTGGCCAGGGTGGGAGGCAACATCGAG GTGTTGGGTTTCAACTCTCGGCAGAGGAAGGCCTTCCTGAACGCAGTGATGCGTTATGGGATGCCTCCTCAGGATGCCTTCACCACCCAGTGGCTGGTCCGAGACCTGCGAGGGAAGTCTGAGAAGGAGTTCAA gGCCTACGTCTCTCTGTTCATGCGTCACCTCTGTGAACCGGGAGCCGACGGCGCCGAGACCTTCGCCGACGGCGTCCCCAGGGAAGGGTTGTCCCGGCAACACGTCCTCACCCGTATCGGCGTGATGTCGCTGATTCGAAAGAAG GTGCAGGAGTTTGAGCACGTGAACGGTCAGTGGTCGATGCCCTGGATGgccgagctggaggagaacaagAGGGCGGCGGCTCAGCCCGAGTCGCCCGGGAAGACCCCGTCCACCGGAACCCCCGCTGACACGCAGCCCAACACTCCTGCtccag ttgaCGAGTCGATAAAGATCGACGAGGCTttgaaggaaggagagaaggaggtgaagagagagctCGAGGCAGAAAAGAACAGCAAAGAGCCGGTGAAGGTGACGGACGAG GTGATCGCGATTCCAGACGATGACGAGAAGAGTCCTCCAGCagccgaggaagaggaggagaagaagaacggGGAGGAGCCCATGGAAACAGACAAACCGATCAAAGGAGACGCAGAGAccgtgaaggagaaggagggcgagaaggaggagaagaaggagaagaaggagaaggaaggcGAGAGCGAGAAGAAGAGTCCGGAGGCAGCGGAGGAATCAAAGTCTCCTTCAGAGGAAAAGACGGACGCAGCAGAGGTCAAACCTGAGgacctggaggtcaaag cagaagaaaagaaagaagacaagAACGAAAAGATGGAAACAACTTCGGCTGCAGACGAGAAGAAAG CAGCGGAAacgaaggaggagaaggagactccgaaggaggaggcggcggccaAACTGCAGAACGGAGAGAGCAAGGAGGGCGccgcccccaccccctccacccccactgCCACTGCTGCAACCGCTGCCACCGCCgccgctgccccccccacccccgccgcTGCTGCAGCCGTCagcgaggagaagaagaaggcgaAGAGCAGGTTCATGTTCAACATCGCAGACGGAGGAttcacag agtTACACTCGCTGTGGCAGAACGAGGAGCGCGCTGCCACGGTGACCAAGAAAACCAACGAGATCTGGCATCGCCGCCACGACTACTGGCTGCTGGCCGGCATCATACA ACACGGCTACGCTCGCTGGCAGGACATCCAGAACGACGTGAAGTTCGCCATCCTCAACGAGCCCTTCAAGGGCGAGATGAGCCGGGGCAACTTCCTGGAGATCAAGAACAAGTTCCTCGCCAGACGCTTCAAG ctgttgGAGCAGGCGCTGGTGATCGAGGAGCAGCTGCGCCGCGCCGCCTACCTCAACATGTCGGAGGACCCCTCCCACCCCTCCATGGCGCTCAACACGCGCTTCAGCGAGGTGGAGTGTCTGGCCGAGTCGCACCAGCACCTCAGCAAAGAGTCCATGTCCGGGAACAAGCCGGCCAACGCCGTCCTGCACAAAG tgctgAAGCAGCTGGAAGAGCTGCTGAGTGACATGAAGGCAGACGTGACCCGCCTCCCAGCGACCATCGCACGGATACCGCCGGTCGCTGTGCGGCTCCAGATGTCAGAGAGGAACATCCTGAGCCGGCTGGCCAGCAGGGGGCCCGAGGCAcagacacaggcacagacacaacag atgTCGCAGCAGTGA